A window of Enoplosus armatus isolate fEnoArm2 chromosome 3, fEnoArm2.hap1, whole genome shotgun sequence contains these coding sequences:
- the cyp27b1 gene encoding 25-hydroxyvitamin D-1 alpha hydroxylase, mitochondrial, with protein sequence MVSARRMLQQALRVSGRSAFPLVKWMERWAEGASAGPEGTKAVRTLDDMPGPSVASFAWDLFAKRGLSRLHELQLDGVQRYGPMWKASFGPILTVHVADPALIEQVLRQEGQHPMRSDLSSWKDYRKLRGHHCGLLTSEGEEWQSVRSLLGKHMLRPKAVEAYDKTLNSVVGDLVAKLRHRRCSQGLVTDIASEFYRFGLEGISSVLFESRIGCLDQVVPEETERFIQSINTMFVMTLLTMAMPSWLHQLFPKPWNVFCQCWDYMFDFAKGHIDQRLTTEAEKVARGEKVEGRYLTYFLSRTGLPMKTVYSNITELLLAGVDTISSTMSWSLYELSRHPDVQASLRDEVLSVLGDRRIPVAADVARMPLLKATVKEVLRLYPVIPANARVITERDIQVGGYLIPKNTLITLCHFATSRDPAVFPNPDEFQPQRWLNKDQTHHPYASVPFGVGKRSCIGRRIAELELYLALSRILIEFDVKPDPEGISVKPMTRTLLVPENVISLQFIER encoded by the exons ATGGTCTCTGCGAGAAGGATGCTGCAACAAGCTCTTAGAGTATCCGGCCGGAGCGCCTTCCCCCTGGTCAAGTGGATGGAGAGGTGGGCTGAGGGCGCGTCGGCCGGTCCGGAGGGGACCAAGGCAGTGAGGACTCTGGACGACATGCCCGGACCGTCGGTCGCCAGCTTCGCCTGGGACTTGTTCGCCAAACGGGGGCTGTCGCGGCTGCACGAGTTACAG CTGGACGGAGTGCAGCGGTACGGCCCCATGTGGAAGGCGAGCTTCGGCCCCATCCTGACGGTTCATGTGGCCGATCCAGCGCTCATTGAGCAGGTCCTGAGGCAGGAGGGCCAGCACCCCATGCGCTCGGACCTTTCCTCCTGGAAGGACTACAGGAAGCTCAGGGGACATCACTGTGGACTCCTGACGTC tgagggagaggagtggCAGTCGGTGAGAAGTCTCCTGGGGAAGCACATGCTGCGACCGAAGGCAGTCGAGGCTTATGATAAAACCCTGAACAGCGTGGTCGGTGACCTCGTCGCCAAACTTCGCCATCGCAGATGTTCCCAAGGCCTCGTCACCGACATCGCCAGCGAGTTCTATCGCTTCGGCCTCGAGG GCATTTCCTCCGTGTTGTTTGAATCCAGAATTGGTTGCCTGGATCAGGTTGTTCCTGAAGAGACAGAGCGTTTCATCCAGTCGATCAACACCATGTTTGTTATGACGCTTCTTACCATGGCCATGCCAAGTTGGTTGCACCAGCTGTTTCCTAAACCCTGGAACGTCTTCTGCCAGTGCTGGGACTACATGTTTGACTTCG CGAAAGGTCACATTGACCAGCGTCTCACGACCGAAGCAGAGAAGGTCGCCCGCGGGGAGAAGGTCGAGGGCCGTTATCTCACCTACTTCCTGTCGCGGACCGGGCTGCCCATGAAGACCGTCTACAGCAATATCACGGAGCTGCTTCTCGCAGGAGTCGACACA ATCTCCAGCACTATGTCCTGGTCACTGTACGAGCTGTCCCGTCACCCTGATGTGCAGGCCTCCCTCCGGGACGAGGTGTTGAGCGTGCTGGGGGATCGAAGAATACCGGTGGCAGCGGATGTGGCCCGCATGCCTCTCCTGAAGGCCACGGTCAAAGAAGTGCTTAG gttgtACCCTGTTATTCCTGCCAATGCAAGAGTCATTACAGAGCGAGACATCCAGGTTGGAGGCTACCTCATCCCTAAAAAT ACTCTGATTACCCTGTGCCACTTTGCAACATCACGGGATCCAGCAGTGTTTCCAAATCCGGATGAATTCCAGCCCCAACGATGGTTGAACAAGGACCAGACTCATCACCCGTATGCCTCTGTGCCCTTTGGGGTGGGAAAACGCAGCTGCATAGGTCGTCGTATCGCTGAGCTGGAGCTCTACCTCGCTCTTTCCAGG ATCCTCATTGAATTCGACGTGAAGCCGGACCCAGAAGGGATTTCCGTGAAGCCCATGACGCGGACGCTTCTAGTCCCTGAAAATGTCATTAGCCTCCAGTTTATTGAACGATGA
- the mcrs1 gene encoding microspherule protein 1, protein MQAGDPVVGAPMAVAGAQSRSEDEESLGVKDVKRTATQAFGSGVPKRRSSSRSIKRKKFDDELVESSLVKSSSRVKGPPVIEPVRCSGSEPSSSEKKKVTKSGTALTPLLTMVVNPAPITKRVKKSKQPLHITKDLGRWKPTDDLLLINAVLQTTDLTSVHLGVKFSCRFTLREIKERWYALLYDPVISKLAWQAMRQLHPEAIAAIQSKALFSQAEEALLAKIGSTSQPKLDVFQELLNKHPGVFHPSRTPKSLLVHWQLLKQYYLLDDQSVQPLPKGDQVLNFSDAEQMVDDVKLKESRDEVLEHELMISDRHQKREIRQLEQELPRWQVLVDSITGMSMPDFDNQTLAALRGRMVRYLMRSREITLGRATKDKPIDVDLSLEGPAWKISRKQGIIKLKNNGDFFIANEGRRPIYIDGRPVLSGNKWKLNNNSVVEIAGLRFVFLINLELISLIKAEAAKMTQQ, encoded by the exons ATGCAAGCAGGTGACCCTGTGGTTGGAGCACCGATGGCAGTAGCTGGTGCTCAGAGTCGGTCGGAGGACGAAGAGTCACTCGGAGTAAAAGATGTGAAAAGGACGGCAACACAAGCGTTTGGCAGTGGTGTTCCCAAACGCAGAAGTTCCTCCAG GTCAATAAAGAGGAAGAAGTTTGATGatgagctggtggagagcagtCTCGTGAAGTCGTCCAGTAGAGTCAAAGGCCCTCCTGTCATAGAGCCGGTCCGCTGTTCAGGGAGTGAACCTTCATCTagcgagaaaaaaaag GTGACAAAATCAGGAACCGCTCTCACACCGCTTCTCACCATGGTAGTAAACCCTGCACCAATCACTAAAAGAGTAAAGAAAAGCAAGCAGCCGCTACATATTACTAAAGACTTGGGACGATGGAAACCCACTGATGACCTGCTACTTATAAATGCCGTTTTGCAG ACGACAGACCTAACCTCAGTTCATTTGGGGGTCAAGTTCAGCTGTCGTTTCACATTGCGGGAGATTAAAGAGAGGTGGTACGCTCTCCTCTACGATCCTGTCATCTCAAA GCTGGCATGGCAGGCCATGCGTCAGCTTCACCCAGAAGCCATTGCAGCAATCCAAAGCAAAGCTCTCTTCAGTCAGGCTGAGGAGGCACTGCTGGCTAAGATTGGTTCA ACTAGTCAGCCCAAACTGGACGTGTTCCAGGAGCTTCTGAACAAACACCCCGGTGTCTTTCACCCATCTCGTACCCCCAAGAGCCTGCTGGTGCACTGGCAGCTGCTAAAGCAGTACTACCTACTGGATGACCAGAGTG TCCAGCCTCTCCCTAAAGGCGACCAGGTCCTCAACTTCTCTGATGCCGAGCAGATGGTCGATGATGTAAAGTTAAA GGAGAGTAGAGATGAGGTGCTGGAACATG AGCTGATGATTTCCGATCGTCACCAGAAACGAGAGATCAGACAGTTGGAGCAGGAGTTGCCTCGTTGGCAGGTCCTCGTGGACAGTATCACAG GGATGAGCATGCCTGACTTTGACAACCAAACGCTGGCAGCATTACGAGGAAGAATGGTTCGCTACCTCATGAGATCGCGAGAG ATTACGTTGGGCAGGGCGACCAAGGACAAACCCATAGATGTAGATCTATCGCTGGAGGGACCTGCCTGGAAAATATCAAGAAAACAAG GAATTATCAAACTGAAGAATAATGGAGACTTCTTCATCGCCAATGAGGGCAGACGACCCATCTATATAGATGGCAGACCGGTCTTGTCGGGCAACAAGTGGAAACTCAACAACAACTCAGTGGTGGAG ATTGCAGGTCTTCgctttgtgtttctgattaACCTGGAACTCATCTCACTAATTAAAGCTGAAGCAGCCAAGATGACACAGCAGTGA